The genome window CGATTATTTCAATGATCATAGTATctttctggaagaagcaaAATTAACTAGGAATACAACTAGTACAAGTAGAATGGTCGAAGACAGTCAATTGTATACACCAGCATAATTCATTGTTCGAAAAGAGATCAGGTGAGCGATATCTAAGCGATTCCCACCAATCATCGAATACCCTCATGAACAAGCTTACCGCAACACTccgattcttctcttttctcatcAATTCATCGGTAGACAGACGAGACTGGACTAATCCATCAAGGCGACTGATCATTCCTTGCTCTACTGTCCCATGTCGAAATGCATAATTCATCATCCGACACCCCGACCGCATCAAAAGCCGGCCCTGCAAAACGCAATCGAGTCCCGCTTTCCTGTGCTCCTTGCCGCGTGCGCAAGTAGGTGTTCTGGTCCTTCAACAGATGGGGTGATACGTGTGAACTGACACAATTAGACTACGATGTGATCGTCATCAGCCCTGTCACAATTGTGTGATGCGAGGATCCAATAATCTTTGTCTGTATGCCCCTCGTCCCAGTCGACGACAGAAAGTGACTAGCTCGGCACCACAGTCCGAGAGCAGGGCCAACAGTCCTGTCCTTGGGCAGCTTTTTGATGGGCTTCTCTACCGAAGTGGAAGTCACTGGGATAGTGTCCTCAGCGAGGTAGCTTCGTCAATTTACCGCATGGAATATGACGAAGATTCTGATTGAATTTCTTCAGCTGGCGACACTGAGCATCCAAAATGACTTACATAAGGATACATGCAATCATCCCCTGGGGACGGCTCCTGGACTGGATGACGAGCTGCTAGCAGTCATGCCGTCTCGCTCCGCAGCGGATAGACTGATATCAGCCTTCTTTGCTCCACACTCTTTCGTTGGCCCAATAAGATGTAAGTTTTCTAGAATGGTGGTCGCGAAACACTACACGTCTCACAAAAACGCAGACTCGATTCATTATCCGACGTTCATGAAACAGGTTAGAGACATTCTTCGTAGTTAGTCAACCATCACTGACTGTAAACAGTACGAAGAATACTGGGAGAACTCAGCATCCGCTACGTTAACATGGGTGGCTCTGCTCTATTCGATATTCAGCTTGGCGATGAAATTTCTTCCTGAAGCAAAAGACGACTCAGGGATGTCTGAGGCTCTCGGGAAGCTCTACCATAACAAGTCTGGCCAGTGTCTGGAGCGCATCAAAACAAACCAGACTACTCTGCAGACGCTCCAGGCAATGATCGCACACGGTATCTTTGGGTTTTCTCATCATGAAGAATGGGGAGCTGGATTAATTACGCACATCGGCTCGATCGTGCGACTGGCAATGAGGCTGGGATTGCACCGGGATCCGTCCCATTTCTCCAACCTGTCGCCCTTTGAGGGAGAGATGCgccggaggatctggagcaCAATCGACCAGATTGACTGCCTGTCGTCCTTTCATCTTGGCATTCCAGCGGCTGTCCGGTCGGAGGACTCTGATACAAACGCGCCGCGCAACCTCCTCGATACCGACATAGAAGAAGGCATGTCCGAATTGCCACCTCCAAGGCCCTTTTCGGCAAGTGTGCCAATTGGTTATCTACTAGCCAAGCTCAAACTTTCTCGAGCGATGAGACGTGTCGTCGAATTCCTGAATTCCGTCCAGCGGCAGCCGTATGAAAGGGTCCTACAACTCGACCGTGACCTCATAGAGGCATATCGGTCGATTCCTCCTCATTTGCAACTGAATAACTGGCATAATGCGCCAAACGAACCTGCATATGTTATGGTGCAGAAAGTCCAGTTAGATACGCTTTACCATCAAGCAGTTACCGCTCTGCATCGAAAATATCTCCAAGAGGCCCGGACGAACCCCACATTTGCTCTCTCTCAGCAAAGAAGCATTGATTCGTCCATGACGCTACTCCGTCATCAAGCTAACATACACCGGGAGGCCCAGCCGGGGGGGTGTTTTAGCAACTTCCATGGGTACACTATCACTCCTGACAGTGCGAACTTTAGCCTGGCTGCGATGGTACTGTGCTTATATCTGCAATACTGTACCCGAACAGACCAAGGGGTTCCTCCGCAAAAAGATAGTCGTATCGAGGAGATATTTCACGCTCTCGACACTTCGCGCCGGATTTGGAACACCCTGGCTGGTGAGAATCCTGAAGCAGGCAAGGTTGGACTCGTGCTCGACACAATGCTGGAGCTGTTATGGCCGAGGCTTGGCCTTCCAGATCGGCTTGCGCCGGCTGTGGATGTGGCAGTCTCAGTGGACGGCGAAAGAGGCCTTCCTCAAGACCCCTCCCACAGTGGCCAGCCTGTGTCTATGTCTGATGTTGAACTTTATACATACGGAGATGATTCATGGAATTCGAACATGAATATGGTTGAGCTTAATTGGGTGCGTTGCTTTCTATTTTGAAGGAATAAAGCTAATAGAAATCGCCAGGAAGCGTGGGATTCATTTGTACAAGCAGGGGATTTTGAGACTGCGTATGAGAGCTTTCTCGGCCAGGACTCAACATTCACAATCAACGAGCTTCTCGACCCGAGTACTTCCTCGACTGTCTAGAGTCATAGCTCAGTATGCAACAACTTTGCCATGGGACTGAGAGCCGTGACCCAAGCATCGACCGCAGCACGGGGTAATCCATCAGCGACATACTTCTGGATCTTCCCGTTCGCATCTGTGACCTCCAACCCTCGCATCACTTGATCAACGTATTGCTTGACCGGCATCGCCTGCGGCCTTGTCCCACCCATGCGTCTGGCCACTTCATCGACATGATCTTTATCTAATTCTGTCTCCACGTACGGGGGCACAATCTCGACCACACTGATAGACGTATGCTTGAGCTGGTTTCTCAAGAGCGCCGTGAAGGAATGCAGCGCTGATTTTGTGGCGCAGTACACGGGGAACATGGTTGCTGGGACCAGCGCCAGACCTGAAGTCACAAGGGCCAGAAGGCAAGGTTGGTTCGGCCGCGACGCTTTGAAGTGTTCGATGATGCAGCGTGCCAGGACGGTCGGCCCGGTCAGGTTGGTTGTGACCTCGTCGGTGATGGCGTCTGTGGTTGGGTACTGAGCTGCAGAGACATCGGTGGTGTTGAAGTCCAGGAGACGCTGGATGCCGGCGTTGATGATCACTGCATCGATGTCTGGGTATTTTGCAAATGCTTGGTCCATCTTGCTGGGCAGTGCTGCAAGATTCTTCACATCCATCTGTGCCTTTGTTAAACACCTGTATGTTATAGTAGTGCCGCACGTACCTGGATGGAGCCCAACCCTGGTAGCTCAGCCGTCAGGGCCTCCAGTCGTTCTGTTCGACGACCCGAAATGATGACCTTCTTTCCGCTGGAATGATACTGGCGAGCCAATTCTTCGCCAATCCCCGAGGTGGCTCCAATGATCAGGATTGTCTGAAAGGTGGCCATGTTGTGAGAGCAGAACAGTCGTGATATGCTGATTAGACGAGACGTCCAGCGGAAAGAAGAGAGATTTATAGACTCGTAAATACATTA of Aspergillus fumigatus Af293 chromosome 2, whole genome shotgun sequence contains these proteins:
- a CDS encoding putative short chain dehydrogenase; protein product: MATFQTILIIGATSGIGEELARQYHSSGKKVIISGRRTERLEALTAELPGLGSIQMDVKNLAALPSKMDQAFAKYPDIDAVIINAGIQRLLDFNTTDVSAAQYPTTDAITDEVTTNLTGPTVLARCIIEHFKASRPNQPCLLALVTSGLALVPATMFPVYCATKSALHSFTALLRNQLKHTSISVVEIVPPYVETELDKDHVDEVARRMGGTRPQAMPVKQYVDQVMRGLEVTDANGKIQKYVADGLPRAAVDAWVTALSPMAKLLHTEL